A genomic stretch from Rhodanobacter soli includes:
- the ptsP gene encoding phosphoenolpyruvate--protein phosphotransferase — MRHILHGTIAAHGMALGRARLVQPSRYTVDTRPLAEHEIEGELAKLHQALDTARQELRELRGKLHGALAREVNEFIDAHSLLLDDAELLRGLDDLVKIGHYRPGAALKKQRDRLSAVFEAMDDPYLRSRKEDVEQVINRVISALQRQTSPEERKLAARVGEILIADNIAPGDMAQLAGNGLLGVVASSGSAYSHSAILARSLGLPMLVGTRDALSNIHDDDLILLDAERGEAIVHPAAQDLSRYRAWQREAVAEGRRLAKLANAPTRTRDGVEIALLANAETPADVAMARARGADGVGLYRTEFLFLKHKGLPSEDEQFIAYRDLVMGMGGLPVTIRTLDLGADKADAAGLTLRGEDNPALGVRGVRLSLRYPAVFTTQIRAILRAACYGPMRVLVPMVTQPDELIAVRTLFKLARQDLKREAIDLPEKLPLGAMIEVPAAAINVRALLEHADFLAIGTNDLAQYVLAADRGNDALENIYNPLQPALLRLISHVLSAGRRAGKPVSLCGEIAGDVNFTALLLLLGLDEFSMHPAQILQVRDRLATLDHAHLRRHAAQLLRAHTHEQAEAMLNDIVDAAATN, encoded by the coding sequence GTGAGACACATCCTCCACGGCACCATCGCCGCTCACGGCATGGCGCTGGGCCGTGCCCGGCTGGTGCAGCCCAGCCGCTACACGGTGGACACCCGCCCGCTGGCCGAGCACGAGATCGAGGGCGAACTGGCGAAGCTGCACCAGGCGCTGGACACCGCGCGGCAGGAACTGCGCGAGCTGCGCGGCAAGCTGCACGGCGCGCTGGCGCGCGAGGTCAACGAATTCATCGACGCGCACAGCCTGCTGCTGGACGATGCGGAACTGCTGCGCGGACTGGACGACCTGGTAAAGATCGGCCACTACCGTCCCGGCGCCGCGCTGAAGAAGCAGCGCGACCGCCTGTCCGCCGTGTTCGAGGCGATGGACGATCCCTACCTGCGCAGCCGCAAGGAAGACGTCGAGCAGGTGATCAACCGGGTGATCTCCGCGCTGCAGCGGCAGACCAGCCCGGAGGAGCGCAAGCTGGCCGCGCGCGTGGGCGAGATCCTGATCGCCGACAACATCGCGCCGGGCGACATGGCGCAGCTGGCCGGCAACGGCCTGCTCGGCGTGGTCGCCAGCTCCGGCAGCGCGTATTCGCACAGCGCGATCCTGGCGCGCAGCCTCGGCCTGCCGATGCTGGTGGGCACCCGCGACGCGCTGTCGAACATCCACGACGACGACCTGATCCTGCTCGATGCCGAGCGCGGCGAGGCGATCGTGCATCCGGCCGCGCAGGACCTGTCGCGCTATCGCGCATGGCAGCGCGAGGCCGTGGCCGAAGGCCGTCGCCTGGCCAAGCTGGCGAACGCGCCCACGCGCACCCGCGACGGCGTCGAGATCGCGCTGCTGGCGAACGCCGAAACGCCCGCCGACGTGGCGATGGCGCGCGCCCGCGGCGCCGACGGCGTGGGCCTGTACCGCACCGAATTCCTGTTCCTCAAGCACAAGGGCCTGCCGTCGGAAGACGAGCAGTTCATCGCCTACCGCGACCTGGTGATGGGCATGGGCGGCCTGCCGGTGACCATCCGCACGCTGGACCTGGGCGCCGACAAGGCCGATGCCGCCGGACTCACCCTGCGCGGCGAGGACAATCCCGCGCTCGGCGTGCGCGGCGTGCGCCTGTCGCTGCGCTATCCGGCGGTGTTCACCACGCAGATCCGCGCGATCCTGCGCGCCGCCTGCTACGGCCCCATGCGCGTGCTGGTGCCGATGGTGACCCAGCCCGACGAGCTGATCGCGGTGCGCACGCTGTTCAAGCTGGCACGGCAGGACCTGAAGCGCGAAGCCATCGACCTGCCGGAGAAACTGCCGCTGGGCGCGATGATCGAGGTGCCGGCGGCGGCGATCAACGTGCGCGCCCTGCTGGAGCACGCCGACTTCCTGGCCATCGGCACCAACGACCTGGCCCAGTACGTCCTCGCCGCCGACCGCGGCAACGACGCGCTGGAAAACATCTACAACCCGCTGCAGCCGGCGCTGCTGCGGCTGATCTCGCACGTGCTCAGCGCCGGCCGCCGCGCCGGGAAGCCGGTCAGCCTGTGCGGCGAGATCGCCGGCGACGTGAACTTCACCGCGCTGCTGCTGCTGCTCGGGCTCGATGAATTCAGCATGCACCCGGCGCAGATCCTGCAGGTGCGCGACCGCCTGGCCACGCTCGACCACGCCCACCTGCGCCGCCACGCCGCGCAGTTGCTGCGCGCACATACCCACGAGCAGGCCGAGGCGATGTTGAACGACATCGTGGACGCAGCCGCCACGAACTGA
- a CDS encoding HPr family phosphocarrier protein: MREQDIVITNKLGLHARASAKLVQLVQGFKSTVWLVSKGREVNAQSIMGVMMLAAGLGSPLTVRVDGPDEESALAAVVQLFERKFDEGA, from the coding sequence ATGCGTGAGCAAGACATCGTCATCACCAACAAGCTGGGACTGCACGCCCGCGCCTCGGCCAAGCTGGTGCAACTGGTACAGGGTTTCAAATCCACCGTGTGGCTGGTCAGCAAGGGCCGCGAGGTCAACGCGCAAAGCATCATGGGCGTGATGATGCTGGCCGCCGGCCTCGGCAGCCCGCTGACCGTTCGCGTCGACGGGCCGGACGAGGAATCCGCGCTGGCCGCCGTGGTTCAGCTGTTCGAACGCAAGTTCGACGAGGGAGCATGA
- a CDS encoding PTS sugar transporter subunit IIA encodes MSVGVLLMTHEAVGHALISAAHHVMPRLPLQVAAVEVPPSADPDVMRTLTAHHARELDQGDGVLILADLYGATPCNIGLSLGALGVHLRCVSGLNLPMLLRVLNYAEKPLDELAEIAASGGRGGIFIDHA; translated from the coding sequence ATGAGCGTCGGCGTGCTGCTGATGACCCATGAGGCGGTCGGCCACGCGCTGATCTCCGCGGCGCATCACGTGATGCCGAGGCTGCCGCTGCAGGTGGCCGCGGTGGAAGTGCCGCCCAGCGCCGACCCGGACGTGATGCGCACGCTTACCGCACATCACGCGCGCGAACTCGACCAGGGCGACGGCGTGTTGATCCTGGCCGATCTGTACGGCGCCACGCCGTGCAATATCGGCCTGTCGCTGGGCGCGCTCGGCGTGCATCTTCGCTGCGTCTCCGGCCTCAACCTGCCGATGCTGCTGCGCGTACTCAACTATGCGGAAAAACCACTGGACGAACTGGCCGAGATCGCCGCCAGCGGTGGCCGCGGGGGAATCTTCATCGACCATGCGTGA
- the rapZ gene encoding RNase adapter RapZ, giving the protein MSDDIPPPNPLTDPHEVHLIVLTGMSGGGKTVALRALEDLEFYCVDNLPSVLLPQLVNAAISGDRRGRPRRIAVGVDVRNRGTDFAHMPTVLSELAAAGVQVHLIFLDCRDEVLIKRYSETRRRHPLATRGVSLADAIVEERRLLRPLMAIAEKVIDSSELNVHQLRRLVATGYAQATEGLTLMFQSFAFKRGLPLDADFVFDARCLPNPHWHPRLRPLSGKDAPVREFLDAEPLVGEYFADTARWLDAWLPRFEQDDRSYVTISIGCTGGRHRSVYLVEKLAAHYRDRREGVLTFHRELE; this is encoded by the coding sequence ATGAGTGACGACATCCCCCCGCCCAACCCGCTGACCGACCCGCACGAGGTCCACCTGATCGTGCTGACCGGCATGTCCGGCGGCGGCAAGACGGTGGCGCTGCGCGCGCTGGAGGACCTGGAGTTTTACTGCGTCGACAACCTGCCTTCGGTGCTGCTGCCGCAACTGGTCAACGCAGCCATCAGTGGCGACCGCCGCGGCCGGCCGCGGCGCATCGCCGTGGGCGTGGACGTGCGCAACCGCGGCACCGATTTCGCGCACATGCCGACCGTGCTGTCGGAACTGGCCGCGGCCGGCGTGCAGGTGCATCTGATTTTTCTGGATTGCCGCGACGAAGTGCTGATCAAGCGCTATTCGGAAACCCGCCGCCGTCATCCGCTGGCCACCCGTGGCGTATCGCTGGCGGACGCGATCGTCGAGGAACGCCGGCTGCTGCGCCCGCTGATGGCGATCGCCGAAAAGGTGATCGACTCCAGCGAACTCAATGTCCACCAGCTGCGCCGGCTGGTCGCCACCGGCTACGCGCAGGCCACCGAAGGGCTGACCCTGATGTTCCAGTCGTTCGCGTTCAAGCGCGGGCTGCCGCTGGACGCGGACTTCGTGTTCGATGCGCGCTGCCTGCCGAACCCGCACTGGCACCCGCGCCTGCGCCCGCTGTCGGGCAAGGATGCGCCGGTGCGCGAGTTCCTCGATGCGGAACCGCTGGTCGGCGAATACTTCGCCGACACCGCGCGCTGGCTGGACGCCTGGCTGCCGCGCTTCGAACAGGACGACCGCAGTTACGTGACCATCTCGATCGGCTGCACCGGCGGCAGGCACCGTTCGGTCTACCTGGTCGAGAAGCTCGCCGCGCACTATCGCGATCGCCGCGAAGGCGTGCTCACCTTCCATCGCGAGCTGGAGTGA
- the hprK gene encoding HPr(Ser) kinase/phosphatase: MDRISARQLYDGVHERMALRWVSGMRGESRVLEPGVAQARRPSLIGYLNVIYPNKIQIIGSEELNFLDGLDSRQRWEVMHKIAAYQPVALIVTKDQTVPADLREVAEETNTPLWISPKRGHELLTYLQYHLARMLAAKTTLHGVFLEVFSIGVLITGEAGSGKSELALELISRGHRLVADDATEFTLIAPDVIDGTCPELLQDLLEVRGLGVLNVREMFGHMSVKTSKYLRLVVHLKPLRDGEETDALTRLTGDIGHREIFDVQVPMITLPVASGRNLAVLVEAAVRNHALKSKGIDPAQTFIDRQAHQLRRLPPW; the protein is encoded by the coding sequence TTGGATCGGATCAGCGCGCGACAACTCTACGATGGCGTTCACGAACGCATGGCCCTGCGCTGGGTGTCCGGCATGCGCGGGGAGTCGCGCGTGCTCGAGCCGGGCGTGGCGCAGGCGCGCCGGCCGTCGCTGATCGGCTACCTCAACGTCATCTATCCGAACAAGATCCAGATCATCGGCTCGGAGGAGCTGAACTTCCTCGACGGGCTGGACTCGCGCCAGCGCTGGGAGGTGATGCACAAGATCGCCGCCTACCAGCCGGTGGCGCTCATCGTGACCAAGGACCAGACCGTGCCGGCCGACCTGCGCGAGGTGGCTGAGGAAACCAACACGCCGCTGTGGATCAGTCCCAAGCGCGGCCACGAACTGCTGACTTACCTGCAGTACCACCTGGCGCGCATGCTGGCGGCCAAGACCACCCTGCACGGCGTGTTCCTGGAAGTGTTCTCCATCGGCGTGCTGATCACCGGCGAGGCCGGCTCCGGCAAGAGCGAGCTGGCGCTGGAACTGATCAGCCGCGGCCACCGGCTGGTCGCCGACGACGCCACCGAATTCACCCTGATCGCACCGGACGTGATCGACGGCACCTGTCCCGAGCTGCTGCAGGACCTGCTGGAAGTGCGCGGGCTGGGCGTGCTCAACGTGCGCGAGATGTTCGGCCACATGTCGGTCAAGACGTCCAAGTACCTGCGCCTGGTGGTCCACCTCAAGCCGCTGCGCGACGGCGAGGAGACCGACGCGCTGACCCGCCTCACCGGCGACATCGGCCACCGCGAGATATTCGACGTGCAGGTGCCGATGATCACCCTCCCGGTGGCGTCGGGCCGCAACCTGGCGGTGCTGGTCGAGGCCGCCGTGCGCAACCATGCGTTGAAGAGCAAGGGCATCGACCCGGCGCAGACCTTCATCGACCGCCAGGCGCACCAGCTGCGCCGTTTGCCTCCATGGTGA
- the hpf gene encoding ribosome hibernation-promoting factor, HPF/YfiA family, whose protein sequence is MQFQLSGQQIEVTPALRDHATAKLDRLTRLDDKLKSLAIVLSVDKLQHRADGTLGVIGATLHAEATEADMYASLDVLFDKLVAQLRKYREKVADKHQREAREERQYG, encoded by the coding sequence ATGCAATTCCAACTCAGCGGCCAGCAGATTGAAGTCACCCCGGCCCTGCGCGACCACGCCACCGCCAAGCTCGACCGCCTCACCCGCCTCGACGACAAATTGAAGAGCCTTGCGATCGTGCTGTCGGTCGACAAGCTCCAGCACCGCGCGGACGGCACCCTGGGCGTCATCGGCGCCACCCTGCACGCCGAAGCGACCGAGGCCGACATGTACGCCTCCCTCGACGTGCTGTTCGACAAACTGGTCGCCCAGTTGCGCAAGTACCGTGAAAAGGTCGCCGACAAACACCAGCGCGAAGCGCGCGAAGAGCGCCAGTACGGCTGA
- a CDS encoding RNA polymerase factor sigma-54, whose translation MKPALQFRLHQQLTLTPQLQQAIRLLQLSQLELETELRQIAESNPLLEFAEEVEDDEATESVETESEYPSVEAVAASNNDDGDAGDWSDGGGVAETPIDFSSNNGGNSNSSARGDDDFEPQNAAPETLQQHLLWQLNLASFNPRQHLIATVLIDALNPAGYLGEGLEAVLAALPADFNASVEEVEAVRRRLQGFDPTGVGSLDLRDCLRVQLEQFDPDTPQRDLALRIVDAELDLLARNDVARLARRLRASEDDVAAAAVLIRSLDPRPGAALDATPVEYVAPDVYALRDGSRWRVSLNPDAQPRLGLNQHYCGLIAQARGEDASWMRGQLQEARWLIKSLESRAETLLKVAEAIVRRQSAFLDYGPEAMHPLVLREVAEEVGMHESTISRVTTRKYMHTPRGTFELKYFFSSGVSTEDGGSASATAIQAMLRKLIEAEDVRKPLSDLAIAEELQRKGIQVARRTVAKYREGLRIPTSSERQRAS comes from the coding sequence ATGAAACCCGCGCTACAGTTTCGCCTCCACCAGCAACTGACCCTGACGCCGCAACTGCAGCAGGCGATACGCTTGCTGCAACTGTCGCAACTGGAGCTGGAAACCGAACTGCGGCAGATCGCCGAAAGCAACCCGCTGCTGGAATTCGCGGAGGAAGTCGAGGACGACGAGGCGACCGAGAGCGTCGAGACCGAAAGCGAATACCCCAGCGTCGAGGCGGTCGCCGCCAGCAACAATGACGACGGCGACGCCGGTGACTGGTCGGACGGCGGCGGCGTGGCCGAAACGCCGATCGACTTCTCCAGCAACAACGGGGGCAACAGCAACAGCAGCGCGCGCGGCGACGACGATTTCGAGCCGCAGAACGCCGCGCCGGAAACGCTGCAGCAGCACCTGCTGTGGCAGCTCAACCTGGCCTCATTCAACCCGCGCCAGCACCTGATCGCCACCGTGCTGATCGACGCGCTCAATCCCGCCGGCTACCTGGGTGAAGGGCTGGAGGCGGTGCTCGCCGCCCTGCCCGCCGACTTCAACGCCAGCGTCGAGGAGGTCGAGGCCGTGCGCCGCCGGCTGCAGGGCTTCGATCCCACCGGCGTGGGCAGCCTCGACTTGCGCGACTGCCTGCGCGTGCAACTGGAGCAGTTCGACCCGGATACGCCGCAGCGCGACCTGGCGCTGCGCATCGTCGACGCCGAACTCGACCTGCTCGCGCGCAACGACGTCGCCCGACTGGCGCGGCGCCTGCGCGCCAGCGAAGACGACGTGGCGGCGGCCGCCGTGCTGATCCGCAGCCTCGATCCGCGTCCGGGTGCAGCGCTCGACGCCACCCCGGTGGAATACGTCGCACCGGACGTCTACGCGCTGCGCGACGGCAGCCGCTGGCGGGTCAGCCTGAACCCGGACGCGCAGCCGCGGCTGGGCCTGAACCAGCACTACTGCGGCCTGATCGCCCAGGCCCGCGGCGAGGATGCCAGCTGGATGCGCGGCCAGCTGCAGGAGGCGCGCTGGCTGATCAAGAGCCTGGAATCGCGCGCCGAGACCCTGCTCAAGGTCGCCGAGGCGATCGTGCGGCGGCAAAGCGCCTTCCTCGACTACGGCCCCGAAGCCATGCACCCGCTGGTGCTGCGCGAGGTGGCCGAGGAAGTGGGCATGCACGAATCCACCATTTCGCGCGTCACCACCCGCAAGTACATGCACACCCCGCGCGGCACGTTCGAGTTGAAATACTTCTTTTCCAGCGGCGTCTCCACCGAGGACGGCGGCAGCGCCTCGGCCACCGCGATCCAGGCCATGCTGCGCAAGCTGATCGAGGCCGAGGACGTGCGCAAGCCGTTGTCCGACCTGGCGATCGCCGAGGAATTGCAGCGCAAGGGCATCCAGGTCGCCCGCCGCACCGTCGCCAAGTACCGGGAAGGACTGCGCATTCCCACGTCCAGCGAGCGCCAGCGCGCCAGCTGA
- the lptB gene encoding LPS export ABC transporter ATP-binding protein, with the protein MLSAEGLQKSFKARQVVRDFGFSIREGEVVGLLGPNGAGKTTCFYMVVGLIEADGGTIKLDKRDITGLPMHARARLGIGYLPQEASVFRRLSVADNIMAVLELRDGLSEQQRGAELENLLDELKIAHIAGQKGISLSGGERRRVEIARALAANPRYMLLDEPFAGVDPISVGEIQRIVRHLKERGIGVLITDHNVRETLGICDRAYILNDGEVLSRGTPAHILADEKVREVYLGREFRL; encoded by the coding sequence GTGCTCTCCGCCGAAGGTCTGCAGAAAAGCTTCAAGGCGCGCCAGGTCGTTCGCGATTTCGGCTTCTCGATCCGCGAAGGCGAGGTGGTCGGCCTGCTTGGCCCCAACGGCGCCGGCAAGACCACCTGCTTCTACATGGTGGTCGGCCTGATCGAGGCCGATGGCGGCACGATCAAGCTGGACAAGCGGGACATCACCGGCCTGCCGATGCATGCGCGCGCCCGGCTCGGCATCGGCTACCTGCCGCAGGAGGCGTCGGTGTTCCGCCGGCTCAGCGTGGCCGACAACATCATGGCCGTGCTGGAACTGCGCGACGGGCTCAGCGAACAGCAGCGCGGCGCCGAGCTGGAAAACCTGCTGGACGAACTGAAGATCGCCCACATCGCCGGGCAGAAGGGCATCAGCCTGTCCGGCGGCGAGCGGCGCCGGGTCGAGATCGCCCGCGCGCTGGCCGCCAACCCGCGCTACATGCTGCTGGACGAACCGTTCGCCGGGGTCGACCCGATCTCGGTCGGCGAGATCCAGCGCATCGTGCGGCACCTGAAGGAGCGCGGCATCGGCGTGCTGATCACCGACCACAACGTGCGCGAAACCCTGGGCATCTGCGACCGCGCCTACATCCTGAACGACGGCGAGGTGCTGTCGCGCGGCACCCCGGCGCACATCCTCGCCGACGAGAAGGTGCGCGAGGTTTACCTGGGCCGCGAATTCCGGCTCTGA
- the lptA gene encoding lipopolysaccharide transport periplasmic protein LptA has protein sequence MLQPALARKDDRQKPANIAAKSFDATQQANGVIHYKGNVLLTQGTLKATGALATAYLDADNSVTRVVITGTPAHIEQLDDSGNLMQGDATAIDYDNVKQVAVLTGNASVKQKGRGEAQGDKLTYNTQTSQMTGESSGDGMVHMTFQPKPKPATPAASSSTPASTSPAPAQSSPAPAQEQP, from the coding sequence ATGCTGCAACCCGCGCTTGCCCGCAAGGATGACCGCCAGAAGCCGGCGAACATCGCGGCGAAATCATTCGACGCAACCCAGCAAGCCAATGGCGTCATTCACTACAAGGGCAACGTGCTGCTCACCCAGGGCACCCTGAAGGCAACCGGCGCGCTGGCCACCGCTTACCTGGACGCGGACAACAGCGTCACGCGGGTGGTCATCACCGGCACGCCGGCCCACATCGAACAGCTCGATGACAGCGGCAACCTCATGCAGGGCGATGCCACCGCGATCGACTACGACAACGTCAAGCAGGTCGCCGTGCTGACCGGCAATGCATCGGTCAAGCAGAAAGGCCGTGGCGAAGCCCAGGGCGACAAGCTGACCTACAACACGCAGACCAGCCAGATGACCGGCGAGAGCAGTGGCGATGGCATGGTGCACATGACCTTCCAGCCCAAGCCGAAACCGGCCACGCCTGCCGCATCCTCATCCACGCCGGCCTCTACCTCGCCGGCCCCGGCGCAGAGCAGTCCGGCCCCAGCGCAGGAACAACCCTGA
- the lptC gene encoding LPS export ABC transporter periplasmic protein LptC: MSLRRYLRDRRLPAATLAIALAAGVAQLLLWWFGPAPKTSDFVGPPRSSYTLTDARMTEFNATGQPSFRLQAPHLERREGDDSLYLNSPTFQLPARQAGTPDWQGESLYGWVNKDGSLLKLQGPVTMHRPAFGSTPATEMHTSDVTAWPKENRLETAAPARIVQGASTISGVGMRANLTNKHLELLDDVHSTFMPAKPSR, translated from the coding sequence GTGAGCCTTCGCCGCTACCTGCGCGACCGGCGCCTGCCGGCCGCGACCCTCGCCATCGCGCTCGCCGCGGGCGTGGCCCAACTGCTGCTGTGGTGGTTCGGGCCAGCACCGAAGACCAGCGATTTCGTCGGTCCGCCGCGCTCCAGCTACACGCTGACCGACGCCCGGATGACCGAATTCAACGCCACGGGACAACCCAGTTTCCGCCTGCAGGCGCCGCACCTGGAGCGCCGCGAAGGCGACGATTCGCTGTATCTCAACTCGCCCACCTTCCAGTTGCCGGCCAGGCAGGCCGGTACACCTGACTGGCAGGGTGAATCGTTGTACGGCTGGGTCAACAAGGATGGCAGCCTGCTCAAGCTGCAGGGTCCGGTGACCATGCACAGGCCGGCATTCGGCAGTACGCCGGCCACCGAGATGCATACTTCCGATGTCACCGCCTGGCCGAAGGAAAACCGCCTGGAGACCGCTGCACCGGCACGGATCGTTCAAGGAGCATCTACAATCAGCGGGGTCGGCATGCGCGCCAACCTCACCAACAAGCACCTGGAGTTGCTCGATGATGTCCACAGCACGTTCATGCCAGCCAAGCCGAGCCGTTAA
- a CDS encoding KdsC family phosphatase: MHLANLTADILERAARIRLAVFDVDGTLTDGRLWYGEDGRETKVFHVHDGLGLKRLQANGVQVAIITARISHPVALRAEELDIAHVYQGQSDKRACLRELLDALNLTPEQAAFTGDDLPDLPPMRIAGLAVAVANAHPWVAEAAHWQTTRSGGMGAAREVCDLILHAQSKSDAEWERWQ; this comes from the coding sequence ATGCATCTGGCCAACCTCACCGCCGATATTCTCGAGCGCGCCGCGCGGATCCGCCTGGCGGTGTTCGACGTGGACGGCACGCTGACCGACGGGCGCCTGTGGTACGGCGAAGACGGTCGCGAGACCAAGGTGTTCCACGTGCACGACGGGCTAGGCCTGAAGCGGCTGCAGGCGAACGGCGTGCAGGTGGCCATCATCACCGCGCGGATCAGCCACCCGGTCGCGCTGCGTGCCGAGGAGCTGGACATCGCCCACGTCTACCAGGGCCAGAGCGACAAGCGCGCCTGCCTGCGGGAATTGCTCGATGCGTTGAACCTCACCCCCGAACAGGCCGCCTTCACCGGCGACGACCTGCCCGACCTGCCGCCGATGCGCATCGCCGGGCTGGCCGTGGCGGTGGCGAACGCCCACCCGTGGGTGGCCGAGGCGGCGCACTGGCAGACCACGCGTAGCGGCGGCATGGGCGCGGCGCGCGAGGTCTGCGACCTGATCCTGCATGCCCAGAGCAAGAGCGACGCCGAGTGGGAGCGCTGGCAGTGA
- a CDS encoding KpsF/GutQ family sugar-phosphate isomerase — protein sequence MNARIAPPAPIDLNPDVITRSARTVIATEAAAVEALEARIGPAFVEACRLILGCKGRVVVSGMGKSGHIGRKIAATLASTGTPAFFVHPGEASHGDLGMILPQDVVLAISYSGETDELLLILPVIKRQGIPLIAITGRPGSSLATQADVHLDGSISSEACPLGLAPTTSTTVALVLGDALAIALLEARGFTSDDFARSHPAGALGRRLLLHISDVMHTGDDVPRVSPDASLTAALVEMTRKHLGMTAVVDAEQRLLGVFTDGDLRRALDDEGVDLRGATVAELMTRGPKTIGADKLAAEAAQLMEKYQIHALLVVDDEQHVVGALNIHDLLRARVV from the coding sequence ATGAACGCACGCATCGCCCCGCCCGCCCCGATCGACCTGAACCCGGACGTCATCACGCGCAGCGCGCGCACGGTGATCGCCACCGAAGCGGCCGCCGTCGAGGCGCTGGAAGCACGGATCGGACCGGCCTTCGTCGAGGCCTGCCGGCTGATCCTGGGCTGCAAGGGCCGCGTGGTGGTCAGCGGCATGGGCAAGTCCGGGCATATCGGGCGCAAGATCGCCGCCACCCTGGCCTCCACCGGCACGCCGGCGTTCTTCGTGCACCCGGGCGAGGCCAGCCACGGCGACCTCGGCATGATCCTGCCGCAGGACGTGGTGCTGGCGATCTCCTATTCCGGCGAGACCGACGAGCTGCTGCTCATCCTGCCGGTGATCAAGCGCCAGGGCATCCCGCTGATCGCGATCACCGGCCGTCCCGGTTCCTCGCTGGCAACCCAGGCCGACGTGCACCTGGACGGCAGCATCTCCAGCGAGGCCTGCCCGCTCGGCCTGGCGCCGACCACCAGCACCACGGTGGCGCTGGTGCTGGGCGACGCGCTGGCGATCGCGCTGCTGGAGGCGCGCGGCTTCACCTCGGACGACTTCGCCCGCTCGCACCCGGCCGGCGCGCTGGGCCGGCGCCTGCTGCTGCACATCAGCGACGTGATGCACACCGGCGACGACGTGCCGCGGGTATCGCCGGACGCCAGCCTCACCGCGGCCCTGGTCGAGATGACCCGCAAGCACCTGGGCATGACCGCCGTGGTCGACGCCGAACAGCGCCTGCTGGGGGTCTTCACCGACGGCGACCTGCGCCGCGCGCTGGACGACGAGGGCGTGGACCTGCGCGGCGCCACCGTGGCCGAACTGATGACGCGCGGCCCGAAGACGATCGGCGCCGACAAGCTGGCGGCGGAAGCGGCGCAGCTGATGGAGAAGTACCAGATCCACGCGCTGCTGGTGGTCGACGACGAACAGCACGTGGTCGGCGCACTGAACATTCATGATCTGCTCCGTGCCCGCGTGGTCTGA
- a CDS encoding BolA family protein: MDPARIQAMIENGLPGARAEVSGADGVHFEATVIASQFAGKLPLARHRLVYATLGELMGGAIHALALKTLTPEEAAARQG; the protein is encoded by the coding sequence ATGGACCCCGCCCGCATCCAGGCGATGATCGAAAATGGCCTGCCCGGTGCCCGGGCCGAGGTCAGCGGGGCCGATGGCGTGCATTTCGAGGCCACCGTGATCGCCAGTCAGTTCGCCGGCAAGCTGCCGCTGGCGCGGCATCGGCTGGTGTATGCCACGCTGGGCGAATTGATGGGCGGCGCGATCCACGCGCTGGCCCTGAAGACCCTGACTCCCGAGGAAGCCGCAGCGCGCCAAGGGTGA